The following proteins are co-located in the Planococcus plakortidis genome:
- a CDS encoding DUF896 domain-containing protein has product MLSPDKIGRINELSKKSKRDGLTQEEAKEQSALRQEYLQSFRKSMRGTIENVTVIDPEGKDVTPDKIKNKRENKYLN; this is encoded by the coding sequence ATGCTATCTCCAGATAAAATCGGCCGCATCAATGAACTATCGAAAAAGTCCAAGCGTGATGGCCTGACGCAAGAAGAAGCGAAAGAGCAGTCAGCGCTGCGCCAGGAATACTTGCAAAGTTTCCGCAAGTCGATGCGTGGGACGATTGAAAATGTCACTGTCATCGATCCGGAAGGGAAAGACGTAACACCAGATAAAATTAAAAATAAACGGGAGAATAAGTATTTGAATTAA
- the tkt gene encoding transketolase, producing MSNQADQLAVNTIRTLSIDAIEKANSGHPGLPMGAAPMAYTLWTKHMNHNPSNPNWFNRDRFVLSAGHGSMLLYSLLHLSGYGLSMDEIKNFRQWDSKTPGHPEYGHTVGVEATTGPLGQGIGMAVGMAMAERHLAATYNKDGLDIIDHHTFALCGDGDLMEGVAGEAISLAGHLKLDKLVVLYDSNDISLDGDLSMSFSENIQKRFESYGWNYLRVDDGNDMDDLSSKIAEAKKSAGKPTLVEVKTVIGYGSPNKSGKADSHGAPLGEDEMKLTKEYYKWTFEEDFHVPEEVYDTFKEATDSLGVKAESAWNDLYKQYEEQHPELASQLQAAIRGDLPEDFDSQFPQYEVGKKQATRASSGDMVNAIAKTVPSFFGGSADLAGSNKTNIKDGGDFDAEHPEARNIWFGVREFAMGAALNGMALHGGLHVFGGTFFVFSDYVRPAIRLGALMGLPVTYVFTHDSVAVGEDGPTHEPIEQLASLRAMPNLGIIRPADANETKAAWRLALTSKDKPTLLVLSRQNLPVLETTGEKAEAGVEKGAYVVSPADDAQALLLATGSEVSLAIDAQKQLKEQGISVSVVSMPSWDRFEQQDKEYKESVLPKNITKRLAIEMGSSFGWDRYIGFEGDVLAIDHFGASAPGEKIMEEFGFTPENVAAKVKQLING from the coding sequence ATGTCAAACCAGGCAGATCAACTTGCAGTTAACACCATTCGCACACTTTCAATCGATGCTATTGAAAAAGCTAACTCGGGACACCCGGGACTTCCAATGGGCGCCGCTCCAATGGCGTATACACTCTGGACAAAACATATGAACCATAACCCAAGCAACCCTAACTGGTTCAACCGCGACCGGTTCGTGCTATCGGCAGGGCATGGATCAATGCTTCTATACAGCTTGCTTCATCTGAGCGGTTATGGATTGTCGATGGACGAAATCAAGAATTTCCGCCAATGGGATTCAAAAACACCGGGCCATCCTGAGTACGGCCATACAGTCGGTGTCGAAGCGACGACAGGCCCGCTCGGACAAGGGATCGGCATGGCAGTCGGCATGGCAATGGCAGAACGCCATTTGGCAGCTACATACAATAAAGACGGCCTCGACATTATCGACCACCACACCTTCGCACTTTGCGGAGACGGGGATTTGATGGAAGGGGTAGCCGGAGAAGCGATTTCGCTTGCAGGGCATCTCAAGCTGGATAAATTGGTCGTTTTGTATGACAGCAACGACATTTCACTCGACGGTGATTTGTCGATGAGTTTCTCAGAGAACATCCAGAAGCGTTTTGAATCATATGGATGGAACTATCTTCGAGTAGATGACGGCAATGACATGGACGATCTTTCCTCAAAAATCGCTGAAGCGAAAAAATCGGCCGGCAAACCGACATTGGTTGAAGTCAAGACGGTCATCGGCTATGGTTCACCGAACAAATCCGGTAAAGCGGATTCACACGGTGCCCCTCTCGGCGAAGATGAAATGAAATTGACGAAAGAATACTATAAATGGACGTTCGAAGAAGATTTCCACGTTCCTGAAGAAGTCTATGACACATTCAAAGAAGCGACGGATTCACTTGGCGTGAAAGCGGAATCGGCTTGGAACGACCTTTACAAGCAATACGAAGAGCAACATCCGGAACTTGCTTCCCAATTGCAAGCGGCGATCCGCGGCGACTTGCCGGAAGATTTCGATTCCCAGTTCCCGCAATATGAAGTCGGCAAAAAACAAGCGACGCGTGCGTCGTCAGGTGACATGGTCAATGCTATCGCGAAAACGGTTCCTTCGTTCTTCGGCGGCAGCGCAGACCTTGCCGGTTCGAACAAAACCAATATCAAAGACGGCGGCGATTTCGACGCGGAGCATCCAGAAGCGCGCAATATCTGGTTCGGCGTCCGCGAATTCGCGATGGGTGCTGCACTTAACGGCATGGCGCTCCACGGTGGCTTGCACGTCTTCGGCGGTACGTTCTTCGTCTTCAGTGATTACGTCCGCCCAGCGATCCGCCTAGGCGCATTGATGGGGCTTCCGGTTACCTACGTGTTCACGCATGACAGCGTAGCGGTCGGGGAAGACGGCCCGACACATGAACCGATCGAACAGCTTGCATCACTGCGCGCAATGCCAAACTTGGGCATCATCCGCCCAGCCGATGCAAACGAAACCAAAGCGGCATGGCGTTTGGCGCTCACGTCTAAAGACAAGCCGACCTTGCTCGTATTGTCCCGCCAAAACTTGCCTGTCCTTGAAACAACTGGTGAAAAAGCAGAAGCAGGCGTCGAAAAAGGCGCTTACGTCGTGTCTCCAGCTGATGATGCACAAGCTTTGCTGCTTGCGACTGGATCTGAAGTCAGCTTGGCAATCGATGCACAGAAGCAATTGAAAGAGCAAGGCATCTCGGTGTCTGTTGTGTCGATGCCATCATGGGATCGTTTTGAACAGCAGGATAAAGAGTACAAAGAGTCCGTCTTGCCGAAAAATATCACAAAACGCCTTGCCATCGAAATGGGCTCATCGTTCGGTTGGGACCGTTACATTGGGTTTGAAGGCGATGTTCTTGCAATCGATCATTTCGGTGCAAGTGCCCCTGGTGAGAAGATCATGGAAGAATTCGGTTTCACGCCTGAAAACGTAGCGGCTAAAGTGAAACAATTGATCAACGGTTAA
- a CDS encoding YneF family protein, with protein sequence MDTWIWIVIVIVALLAGVALGFFIARRYMMKYLEDNPPINEEMLRIMMMQMGQKPSQKKINQMMAQMNKASTKPGKK encoded by the coding sequence ATGGATACATGGATCTGGATCGTTATCGTTATTGTGGCTTTACTCGCAGGTGTTGCACTTGGATTCTTTATCGCTCGCCGATACATGATGAAATATTTGGAGGACAATCCACCGATCAACGAAGAGATGCTGCGGATTATGATGATGCAAATGGGACAAAAACCATCTCAAAAGAAAATCAACCAAATGATGGCTCAAATGAACAAAGCCTCGACAAAACCGGGCAAAAAATAA